The segment CGccagcaggggatcttcccaactcggtgatcgaacccctgtctcctgtggctcatgcattgcaggaggattctttactgctgagccaccagaagcccCAAAAAAGGTTGAAGGAGAGGAGGGGGGGAAACAACTCTTCTGTAGTTTTATAGTTACAGTATAGTGAGATACacggaaatgggcttcccaggtttcactagtggtaaaggacctgccaaCTAGTGCAGGAGAAttagacaagggtttgatctttgggtctggaagatcccctggaagagggcaaggcaacccctcccaatattcttgcctggagaagccccatggacagaggagcctggcgggttacagagctacaaagagttggacaggagtgTAGTGACAGCATGCATGTGTTTACGTGGAAATACTTAGAGCTcaggatatttcttttttttttttaaacaaaaaggaaaaacagtaaaAACGTATAATTCTTTTGGAGGAAAGGGGAGAAATCTGTTGAAGTAGTAAATCAAGAATTTATCTTGGATTTAAAAACAGAGTATGTAAttccatgtatatttttatagctTAAAGTCAGAAAGTATAACtccattttaaaatgcagaaattaatttttgtgactCAAGATTTTTAAGGCATTTTTTATATTACTAAAACTGTTAGCAATATATGTTTCACCTTGATAATGCCAGTGTTGTCACCTTATGCCATATGTGTATTGTCATTTCAGAAATCCTAGTATTCTTAATTTATACCATAGTTAACAGCTCTCTATAAAGAAAATCTTTTGTCAGAAGATTGCAATTCTTAGAGATGCCAGCTAAGAATTGCAGTCTTTTGATAAAAGATTTTCTTTACAGACTTGTTAATTATGGTATAAATTAAGAATATTAGGATCTCTGAAATGAAGATATACTTTTGCCACTAGTATATTAATTGACAATAAGGAATTGGGGGTAAggaaatagaataagaaagaaataatggaatgaatattttatttattgtacagCATTATTAGTGTGGGTTAGAGTTCCTTAGCGTACGTTCTCTAAGAGCAGAGAACCTCCTAATTACATTATTCTGCATAATTGCTTGAAATAATTAGGTAAGATATTTAGGCTCATTGGTCTTTATTGTACCATTTTATTAATTGGGAGGTAGTCTTACTGCCAGAACTTTTCATTTTAGTATATTCTAAATGAAACTTCAAATACGATTAATATATGCCAGAGGTAAACTGAGGTGCTGTTATGCACATACATagtttgattgttttcttttcagagtgctgctgctacagctgcaACCTTGGCACTCCCTGCTGGTGTGACTCCTGTTCAACAGATATTAACAAATTCAGGTAAATAGAAATAACTGAACTGTTACTTACTTAACTCAGAATATGGTACCATCTAGCCttagtttcggagaaggcagtggcaccccactccagtactcttgcctggaaaatcccatggatggaggagcctggtaggctgcagtccgtgaggtcgctaagagtcagacatgactgagcgacttcactttgacttttcactgtcatgcattggagaaggaaatggcaacccacttcagtgttcttgcctggagaatcccagggacaggggagcctggtgggctgctgtctatggggtcgcacagagtcggacatgactgaagcgacttagcagcagcagccttagttTTGTCTTCCTGGAAACACAGAAAATTGTAATACTTCTTTTGCCATTTGGCTTACGTTATTAAAATAAGATGATTTGAGGACTATAGCTTATTAAACCATAGTCACTGCTGAGGATGCAGTAAAGAAGATGAGAATTACACTTGAACTTTTGATCCATGAATGAAATACTATTTCTTGAAATAAAGTATGATTATCTAGAATGCTTATTTCACTTGGTCTTTTTTTCTAAATGCATTTAACCTGTGAAATAATTAAAgttttacttaaatttaaaacCTGCCAAATTAAGCTTAATTTGTTTGAACTAATTTGTGGCATTAAACTAAATCCTATAGTACTTTACtataaaatagcaaaatttaTTGCATTCTAATAGTATCCCTGGCAAAATTTActtttgagaataatgtttgaagaatttatttatctggattttaagtattttctttgtAATCTTAATTATGCAATTTCTTGTTATTTTGTTAATTCCTTAATTTTTGAAGAACAAACAGGAGCTTATCTTGCtgcatattttaatgaaatataattgcttgCTACTTAACTCAAGATTGTGAATTATCTCAAACAATATTTTAGAGGGATTTTGCGTAAGCCAATCATGCAGTGTTATATGGCATTGATAATTGGTTCAGCAAACTTACTTTTTTTCATGTTGAAGCTAAGTTAATGCAATGCTTTGGTTCAAGATATTAATGCTTTATtatacttttgtttctttaaagctTTGAAAATGAACAGCCCCTGAAATATTTGGTCTTACATGACTTGTCAAAAAAgataatttatgcttttaatCAATTCATAACCTGTTGTTAAAACTTTTTTGGAAACAGCTTTATcaggaaaataaagtattttaagcaATGTATTTCAGCATATGTGGAAGTTAGAGAAGGTGAGGATTATAGTTTACTGTGTATAGATGACAGCCcttaataataatgttaattttCTTACTCAGTAATTTCTGACATTCACTATGGGCTGTCAGtcactataaatttgttttattttgaggtGTCACTGCTGAAATGGTAACTTGGAATGCATACTTTTTGCTTTAGGCCAGCTTCTACAAGTGGTCAGAGCAGCCAATGGTGCCCAGTATATCTTTCAGCCTCAGCAGTCAGTGGTTCTACAGCAACAGGTTATACCACAAATGCAGCCTGGTGGAGTACAAGCTCCTGTTATACAGCAGGTAAAATAATCTTATAAGTTCTGACCACCATGGGGTTCTTTTGTCTTCTCGGTGCTTCCCATTCCTTTTTCCACAGCTATATCTACACATATTCTTagactcttctccaatactacacaACCTGTCATTCTGAATTTCTCCTGTACACCTCACAGCTTAACTTAGATTCAGTATGTTTGACTAAATTATCACTACTAATGCTttctcctctccccccacccccaccttcctttTCATATGTGGCACCACTCTCCATCCAGCCTCCTAAGCTAGTTACTCagcattcattcaacacacatttaCTGGGTGGCTACgtatcagggtctttgcaagAGACTGAAGACTTAGGAGCTTAGGAGTGAACAAAGCAGGAACACGTCTAGTTTCATTTCGCTTTTGTATTATCTGGAAAGGGGTACATGGACTCCTCCCTTTTGCTTACCTCTAATATCTAAGGTACCATGAAGTTCTACCAATTCTTAATAGTTCTTTTTTTCAGACTTCAGTTTAAACATGTTTTCAGTCCTTTAATATATTTGAAGCTAGTTTTGTTTTCCCATactcccttttcattttcttagttcatgttttcataatttctaacttaaaatactgtgttatcCTCTTGATTTCCCTGCCTCCAGTCTTAGGCCCTCTTAAGTTGACTGCCACTCAAATAGTCATTGTTCTAAACATCTGTAAATCTTTTTTGCTTATTGGAAAACATGTAAATTTCTCAGCATGGGttgtaagatcttttttgtgatcttgattttttttttaatctttccatgTTTGTTTTTTGCCATGCTTCCAGTTTTTACCTGCTTCAGCTGTTATTTATATCAACGTTGACAAACACTTGAATCTGCTTGTGCGCCAAGTGTTAAACACTTGTGTGAGgacaaagatgaaagagaaatagtTAATTGCTTGAGGATCTTGTGTACTGTGAAAAAGAGGCAGAGACAAAAACACATGATGTTTATATGATAGTATGATGAGGGAGGTTAGGTCAGAGGAGTCGCATTCATCAAACCTGTTCACAGCTTTCCCAGTTTTGCTCTGCTGGTTCTTCTGGGTTTGTCTTGATGCCAGTCTGTTTAGAATGCCACCTTTGGCCTTCCTTCTAGCAGTTCTCCCCACTGTCCCCCCAGCAAACAGAGAGAGCCTGGCTAATCTCCCAAAACACAAATACTGCAGTCTGTTTAGAATGCCACCTTTGGCCTTCCTTCTAGCAGTTCTCCCCACTGTCCCCCCAGCAAACAGAGAGAGCCTGGCTAATCTCCCAAAACACAAATACTAGAAACTCTAGTATTACCTACTAGAGAAACTTCCTTGACCAGGTCTTGTCCCCCATAGCTGAGTTTAGTACTCGTTCCTGTCCTCTCATATGCTATACCATATGTCTCTTACACCTTCTGTCTTTTTGAGTTGTTATTGTTTCGTCTATTGCACTTTATCTGTAAACTTCTGAAGAGAAATACTAtcttgttatttttgctttccttGAACCTAGAGACAAGGCGTTGCCATTTAGTACTTTTAATTTGTAACTGGGTATGCTCTGCTTTTTACTTAGTAactataattataaatatgtcCATTATAACAGATataattaatgtttattaatatGTTCTTTTTGAGCTGCGATTTACTTCAGAACCCTAGAATGCAGAAGCTGGAAGGAACTTTAGAAGTCATCTGACTTGGTGGTTCGCAACTTTGGTTATATGATTAGAATTATCTGGGAAgccttaaataaaatgaatagataTTGTATCATATCAGTTAAATCAGAATATTAGAAGTAGTGACTTAggtatcaatatttttaaattacaggtTGTTATAATTTGTAGCAGGGTTGAGAACCATTGACCTTAAACAATGAAgcgaggttaaatgacttgcctctGCTACATCTTTATCTGTGATCTTAGAACTGGAACCCAAGGCTTCAGTTTCCAGATCAGTGTTCTTCATAGAGTGAAAGTGTAGCATAGTATTAAGAGCAGAACCAGAAAGCCTAGGTTCATGTTTTGTCTCCTAGTGACTAGATTGCAAGCTTTGCAAGTTATTAAACCTCCATACCTCAAGCAAATTAATAACATAGAACTCTTGGCCTGGAATCTGAAATATACATAATAGCAATTACTTGATAAATGTAGcagttgtaatttttaaaaatctgtttttctttagaaatttGAATGGTAAAATGAAAATTGAGTGGATCTGTACACTCACTAAACATTCCTCTTGTGCTTTGGTAGTTTTTACCTGTATATGAGATACGGCCATTTGAGGGTGATTCTTTCCCACTGGGGCCTGTTTCTGTGTATCAAATGATGAATCTGAGCAATTTGATCCTCTGGGTAGTTCCTAATGTGTAGTTTTTCTTTCGTCTTAGGTCTTGGCCCCTCTTCCTGGAGGGATTTCACCACAAACCGGTGTCATCATCCAGCCCCAGCAAATCTTATTTACAGGAAATAAGACTCAAGTTATACCTACAACAGTGGCAGCACCTACACCAGCACAAGCGCAGATAACTGCCACTggccagcagcagccacaggcccAGCCTGCTCAACAGCAAGCTCCGTTGGTGTTGCAAGTTGATGGAACTGGGGATACGTCATCTGAAGAAGACGAAGATGAAGAAGAAGACTATGATGATGATGAGgaggaagacaaagagaaagatgGAGCTGAAGATGGGCAAGTAGAAGAGGTAAGTTTTAGTAAAAGACTTGAAATGAGGACCTGCTCAGTTGTTTCTTCCTTCACTTGGTGCCAAATTGATGAATTCTATGTTTTTAGAGGCTGTTAGGGTACTATACAATGTAAGATTTTAAATActaagattttaaataatttaaaaattactatacagtgtaagattttaaataatgttaaacTATTAATAAGGTTTTTAGATTGTTGTggatgtatttataaaatatttctgtagcTGGTAACAAAAAGAAAACGTATACCAAATTAGGTTTTACTTATAAATGTGACGACAGTGCAAGTAATTCTAATTCTTGGACTTAATACATTCATCATGATGTGGCTTAAGGGTAAGACATTGGTAGAACCAGGTAGATGTGGTTCATCTTTTCCTTCAGTAATTTAAAACAGCATTTGGGAAGAAAAGACACTTCAGAGTTGAAATGTTCCATATTCCATACCAGTTCCTTAGATAACCTCATCTGCTCTTATTGTCTGTCAGCAGTTTCACAAACCATTTTTTCTTACTCATCTTTTGTTGTGTATTTCTAGAAGTACATAAATATATCTTTGTTTTCCTCAGTGCTCCAGCTTAGGTACTTATAGTCAAGATGGTGTTGGTCTTATCCACAATTTTCACTGTTACTGCCTCCTGCAACAACCTAAGATGTGATCTTCTGgtttatcttctttcttcttttaaattaagtaatgttttttaaagagtactattttattaaatattgaatagataaaacaaataaaaagtattttatggtGTAAACAACCCAGTGTCTgcatctagttaaaaaaaaaaaatccccttacCAAACATAAAGTCCCCTGAGTGCCCCTCCCTAATCCCCATCTTCTTCCTTCTACCATCAGAGTATCCTTGCTCATGAATTGTGTGTTCGTCACTACCTTGCCTTTATATTTTACCATAAGTATTTATATTCCTAAGGAGCATATTGTTTAGTTTTTCATGCCTGTTGAGAAGTGGAATAATTGTGTATTCTTCTGcaagttgatttttttcccaagatGGTATTCTTGAGGTTCATCTAAGTTGTTGCATACACCTATAAGTATTTTCACTGTTAAATGTTAAAAGTTTATCCATTTTTGTGATACATTGGGCATTAGGGTTGTTTCAACTTGTTAACTGTACAGTTATAAAATATTCTGGAATATGTCTTCTAGGGACACATTCAAGTGCTATACCTAAAGAttgaattgctgaatcataaggcaTGCATATCTTCAAGTTACAATAAAAGGCCACAATGTTGTACTAATTACACTTCTGGCGTTCAGTATATAATGATGCATGGGTCTGTGGATGTCTTCACCAATACTTGACATTGTCaggcttcttaattttttttgccaGTTTGGGAGgcagaaaatttttcattttgattttaatttttatttccttaattaatGATCAGCAAAAGGCTTCTGCTacaccactttttttttcaattttcttttttgttataaacaccatagcaaattttaaaaagctctttgaAAAGAGAAACATATAGTTCTTGATTTCCCGAGTGTACTTAATGCCTACCTACTCCTTCCCTGTACACACTGGGATGATCAAAAGAAACAGGATTTTCAGGTGGGGGTGCTGGTGGCCATGGTCATCTGTATTTACTGGGTAGCCTCTTGACTATTTGATGTATTCTTTGTAGGCAATCAAatcaaatgtgaaaaaatagCAGTTTTTCTTGCCTAGTTGGCTAAGTTCTATAATATTGGTTAGAAATGGTGATAGTGGTGATAATTGCACATACTAAGTGCAAATTGTACACCTTAGAATGGTTAAAAATGGTGAAATTAACCTCAgtaaatttttttacatttatgttgGTGATAACTATTTTGAATtacagaatatatacatatacatgtgtgtaagTAGGTACAGGCTTAGAGacttaaaatctgtttttttttttttaaattgaagtatagttgctttacaatgttgtgttagtttctcctatacaacaaagtgaatcagctatatatatatacacatatcacctctgtttttggatttccttcccatttaggttatcacAGATCATTGAGTCCTCTTGCTATATAGTAGGTTGTCATTAGTTATCTGTATCATACATaagagtgtatatatgccaatcccaatctgTCCCACCCCTGCCTTCCCCTTTGGATCCATAcacttgttctctatgtctgtgtctctgtttctgctttgcaggtaagttcatctgtaccatttttctagatttcatagttcatatacagtatttgttttgattatttttctttccatttttattttgcccTAGCTTCTCTTTCTTCATTAATTAGAAATTAGAGTTGTATGTTTTACTGTCTGTCACAACTGAGGTCAAGGTTAACTTGATTGGTCATTTTATGCTCTAGCTAGATCTTGGCATTTGATTCTCTTCGTTAGTGAGATCAAGATCCCCCCCTTTAAAATGTGGTTGCCTTAGTTATGCTTTAAGCCTCCACCAGTAGACATACTAATTTGTATTCCTAGTCTTTAATGTCAAGACTAGCTAGGCTGCCGACCTTTTTTATatccttattttccttttccaacttcaccagtgttttcttttttttacacaGCTGCTTCTGGTGGTACACATACCATTATCTCATTAAATCTTCATATTTTCCTAGGTCCACTTCTAGACAAATAGTTAACTGGAAAGAGTTATCTTCTTGTGctattctgaaaaaataaaggaagtaaaGTAACGTCTTTTCAGTCATATAAATTATATAGcttaactattttaattactatATTTAATTTCTTGCTGGAATTTCAGTGACACTGGCAGAATCTTAACATAAGCCAATTAACAGTATGTTCATGGTATATGTGGATCTGTCTGGCCCTTGGTTCTCAAAGAACTTCAAGGTCACTGTGTTTCTTTTCAGTGAATATTAGAAGGACCTTTTTTTAGTAAtacatgaaatataaataaatgaactctcttttttcatttttaggaacCCCTCAATAGTGAAGATGATGTGAGTGATGAGGAAGGACAGGAACTCTTTGATACAGAAAATGTTGTTGTGTGCCAGTATGATAAGGTAAGGATTTAAtcagttctttactgtctgagccaccagggaagccagtcaaCAGGTTACTAACATTTTTGCTATTGTAATTTCTTCTTAAACCATCCTGTCTGCCGTGTTCAAGCATTTGGTTAGCTGATTGGTGCCTCTTAGAAACTCGAATATAAACTTTGTGAATGAAAACAGTGTTATACTTTAGTAGATTATTTTAATGGAGTGAGAAATTAATTTGTATAACTATAGTTGAAAAATAAGTTATGCATGAAATCACAAAAAGTATGTTGTTTTCCATTTAGATTGTGTCTCCCAACTTATTAACAAAGTAAAGCCAGTTTATATTGTCTTTTAATATGAATATTAACTAAATGGGATAACCCTGTTTTCCCTCTGACCTCAACTACCTCAAAACTTACAAGGCTTTAATTGAACCTTTGTATAGGGTAATAAACAAGACTGGTAACTAACAAAAGATACGTttttactgaaaattattttaaattatttaactttgttgtatgcagtccatggggtcgcagagtcatacACAATgtggggactgaacaacaacaaaattttggtagcaatagaaaaattttaaactaggtTCTATGAAAATTAGCTATTGACTCCTTGATTTCTTAATTCTTAAAAAGGATGTTACTTCTCAAgtatttttgttatagttttGGCATTGTcgagatttttttgtttattgaaaCATTTAATCAGAATTGTTTTCTGGCTATAGCCATTAAATTTATAATCCACAAATTATGCttcatttttatagtttaatTTCAACAGAGATCTTTTCCAAGTGTTGAAAACTATGATAGACATAGTTGGGTTTTATTTATAAGCACTTCTCATTCACTAAAcgtatatttattaagtgcctaatTGTGTCAAGtactggaagtgaaagtgaaagttgctcagtcgtgtctgactctttgtgaccccatggactgtccatgaaattctccaggccaaaatactggagtgggtagcctttcctttttccaggggatcttcccaacccagggatcaatctatACTCATTATGCAAAATTTGTGCTCTTTATGCCCTCTTTTACAAATGATGAAAGTCTTAAATTTGTGttgcttttataaaatgaatattataaatagCCATGTTTATTGCAAACATCTGtaggaaaaatgtttaaaaaatgaatcttaTCATTTCCTAATGTAAAGGTAAAATTAAGCCAGTTAAGTACCAGTGAAATTATAGAATTAGGTTAGTGAGGTCACTGATTCAGAGTATCAGGGCATCCACTTTTGTACCTTATGACTACTAAGTTAAGCACTCATAATACCCTACACCAAGCACATGATAATACAAGTAATTTCTTGTTATATGCATTTGGAGGAAAAGTATTGAAGTTGAAACAACAGGAGATACCAGTAAATCTTTATTGTCAGGAAGACTCAAGGGAACCTGTTGGCAACCAGATTATCCAGAATGCAATATCATGATAGCAGGATGTCAGATACATAAGAAAGGACCTTTACCTTAGCTTGACTGAGGAATATGCTTCTAAGTATTTTCATATTATAAGAGACTAGTATTCTCCTTTGTACACTTAATATTTTTAACGTTAAAATTGGTTTGTTTTGCTCATGGAgacaatattttaatgttttaaagtaagaaatttaaaagtacttttaagTAGTTTGTTGTATGGTAAACAGTTTTAAAGTTTACAGAGATCTAATTTTTATAATCAAATGAGTTTTGGAGATTGGAGGGTTTTAGCCAACAGTGTAAGAATGGTGGTGTTCTGAAATGGGCTTGGGTGTAGTTTGAGGCAGCTGGAACTTTAGGAGTTTATTTTTGAAGCCTAAATTTCAACAGTGAGTCAATTTTAGCAGCAGTCATACAAAAAATTGATTGTGTTGCCAGTCAGATGAGAGCTTTAAATCTAATAATGAGGCAGAGTTCTCACATTGTATGGATAGGTAAGGACTGATGGCATCAGGTATTGAGGCATCGGCCTTGTTTGTAGATAGtgttacttaatatttttgtCATGAGGAAAGTTCAGAGGCCTTTTTCCTTGCACTCAGTCCTGTATACTCCTTTATACAGGACTTAATGTAAGGCCAGTAAATGAATTGTTTTTCAAGTTATATTTTGTGATTTAGTcaagtaaaaatatttactacttaCTACTCAATATGACTTCAGTACTTAGTATATGGAATATTACTTGATGCATATGATACTTTCTGTATTTGCTTTTTGCAAGTTGTCTTGCAGCAAACTGCAGTTTCTTTacttgtctgtggaattcttttTTCCTGGCTACTCATTGCTTGTTTATTTAATTCCATATCTTTCAGCTTATAGTTACTTGTTTCgtactagaaataaatttatatatccaTTTTTAGGATAATTAATACTTTCTCTATAGGAAgtcaaagagaaaaggagagagagatctttttattcaaaaaatacttAATAGTGTCTGTGATGTTCCAGGGCACTCACTGTTCTAGGAGCTTGAGATAAgccagtgaacaaaacaaaacagtcccTGCCATTTGGAAGCTTACTCTAGTTGAGGGAGACAAAGGCTAAAAC is part of the Bubalus bubalis isolate 160015118507 breed Murrah chromosome 11, NDDB_SH_1, whole genome shotgun sequence genome and harbors:
- the GTF2A1 gene encoding transcription initiation factor IIA subunit 1, yielding MANSANTNTVPKLYRSVIEDVINDVRDIFLDDGVDEQVLMELKTLWENKLMQSRAVDGFHSEEQQLLLQVQQQHQPQQQQHHHHHHHQQAQPQQTVPQQAQAQQVLIPASQQAAAPQVIVPDSKLIQHMNASNMSAAATAATLALPAGVTPVQQILTNSGQLLQVVRAANGAQYIFQPQQSVVLQQQVIPQMQPGGVQAPVIQQVLAPLPGGISPQTGVIIQPQQILFTGNKTQVIPTTVAAPTPAQAQITATGQQQPQAQPAQQQAPLVLQVDGTGDTSSEEDEDEEEDYDDDEEEDKEKDGAEDGQVEEEPLNSEDDVSDEEGQELFDTENVVVCQYDKIHRSKNKWKFHLKDGIMNLNGRDYIFSKAIGDAEW